In bacterium, one DNA window encodes the following:
- a CDS encoding glycosyltransferase family 4 protein: MTATKKLRILYISHYFPPEVNAPAVRVSQFSRIWKEMGHTVTVATGFPNHPHGVIPPEYRGKIFDTENHDGVKVLRSYVYAAPNKGFVKRILNFLSFMLSAIVSCIFRSGKQDIVIATSPQFFVAVAGYVVSLFKRAPFIFEVRDVWPEEIVAVGAMKRGIVIKILEKIEMFLYRRAAMIVAVAQGTVDILTQRGIPADKIVLVPNGVDFERFSQAVDDHEVRDQHDLNGHFLVSYIGTHGMAHNLGTVIGAANRLRARDDIRFLFVGDGADKEHLVSTSNDLKLDNVTFVPQQDRNRIAKYYAASDLCLVPLRKADLFTKNIPSKIYEVMASGKPMLIGAKGESKNLVEKAHAGIAVEPDNDLDLSEKIALMADDRKLAQRLGENGRDFARKNCSHQDLAVRYLSHLNDCLTT, from the coding sequence ATGACGGCGACAAAGAAACTGCGGATTCTCTATATTAGCCACTACTTTCCGCCCGAAGTCAACGCTCCGGCGGTGCGCGTCTCGCAGTTCAGCCGCATCTGGAAAGAAATGGGCCACACGGTCACAGTGGCTACCGGGTTTCCGAATCATCCGCACGGCGTCATACCTCCCGAATATCGCGGTAAGATCTTCGACACCGAAAATCACGATGGCGTCAAGGTCCTGCGCAGCTATGTCTACGCCGCTCCAAACAAAGGCTTCGTGAAGCGAATACTGAATTTCTTGTCATTCATGCTGTCTGCAATTGTCTCGTGCATTTTCCGCTCGGGCAAGCAGGATATCGTCATCGCCACCTCGCCGCAGTTCTTCGTCGCAGTTGCGGGCTATGTCGTCAGCTTGTTCAAACGCGCGCCCTTCATTTTCGAAGTCCGCGATGTCTGGCCCGAAGAGATCGTTGCCGTTGGCGCAATGAAGCGCGGAATAGTCATCAAGATACTCGAGAAGATAGAGATGTTCCTATACCGCCGCGCCGCCATGATCGTGGCTGTTGCGCAAGGCACAGTTGACATTCTGACCCAGCGCGGTATTCCGGCAGACAAAATCGTGCTCGTACCCAATGGTGTCGATTTCGAGCGCTTCAGCCAGGCCGTCGACGATCACGAAGTTCGCGATCAACATGATCTTAACGGTCATTTTCTCGTGTCATACATCGGCACGCACGGTATGGCGCACAATCTCGGCACCGTCATCGGTGCTGCTAATCGCTTGCGCGCACGCGATGATATTCGCTTCCTGTTCGTCGGCGATGGCGCCGACAAGGAACATCTTGTCTCGACCAGCAACGATTTGAAACTCGACAACGTGACATTTGTGCCGCAGCAGGATCGCAACCGCATAGCGAAATACTATGCCGCGTCTGATCTGTGCCTGGTACCGTTGCGCAAAGCTGACCTTTTCACAAAGAACATTCCGTCGAAAATCTATGAAGTAATGGCTAGCGGCAAACCGATGCTGATTGGCGCCAAGGGCGAATCCAAAAATCTCGTCGAGAAGGCGCATGCCGGAATCGCCGTTGAGCCCGACAATGATCTCGATTTGAGCGAAAAAATCGCTTTGATGGCTGATGACCGCAAGCTCGCACAGCGGCTGGGTGAGAATGGCCGCGATTTTGCCCGCAAGAATTGCAGTCATCAAGACTTGGCTGTTAGATATCTCTCACACCTTAACGACTGCCTCACGACTTAG